A genomic window from Candidatus Zixiibacteriota bacterium includes:
- the metG gene encoding methionine--tRNA ligase, with product MARPVYITTPIYYVNDKPHIGHAYTTIAADVMARFYRLAGREAFFLTGTDEHGTKIAEAAQAAGLSEIEFCDRTVETFKRAWKNLDIENDDFIRTTSERHTRAVQKILEAMRSAKTDDGRDVVYSDYYEGLYCTGCEKFITEKDLVDGECPDHKKPPERLKEKNYFFRLTAFADKIKKKIESNELVILPDERRREVLGLINQDLPDFSLSRERVKWGIPLPFDKSQMAYVWVDALSNYISAMGYADDQAKFDKWWNGGEIIHLMAKEILKFHCLYWPAMLMAAGVKLPDTIFLHGFFTVDGRKMSKSLGNQIDPNVMVEEFGADATRYLLLTQYPFGVDGDIQASRFVTQYNSDLANDLGNLVSRVAKMIVSNFDGKMPLPVKEIDGLQQLMEQSEALPGAAHDHIRNFRLGNAILDAMNLVKATNKFFNDSAPWQLAKQGKIGQMGGILYACSEIIRIVSVVLFPVMPNKMREVRKVFSLDDSTLTLEHAQKFFEIEPGSQVVIDEGIFPRLKPKSDKKESEQPQKLAADESNLIDIGEFARVDLRVAQVLSAERVEGADKLLKLQVDIGTEKRQIVAGVAQHYPPEKITGMKIIVITNLKPAVIRGVESNGMLLAASKGKKLTLLTPDEDLPPGAKIS from the coding sequence TTGGCCAGGCCAGTTTACATAACGACGCCGATTTATTACGTGAACGATAAACCGCATATCGGACACGCCTACACCACTATCGCCGCAGACGTGATGGCGCGCTTTTACCGTCTGGCGGGACGTGAAGCTTTCTTTCTGACCGGTACCGACGAACACGGTACCAAAATTGCCGAGGCAGCGCAGGCGGCCGGGCTTTCGGAGATCGAGTTCTGTGACCGGACGGTGGAAACATTCAAACGCGCGTGGAAAAATCTCGATATAGAAAATGATGATTTTATCCGAACGACCTCCGAACGTCATACCCGAGCGGTGCAAAAAATTCTCGAAGCCATGCGAAGTGCCAAGACGGATGACGGACGGGATGTAGTTTACTCGGATTACTATGAAGGTCTCTATTGTACGGGCTGCGAGAAATTTATCACCGAGAAAGATCTGGTCGATGGTGAGTGTCCGGATCACAAGAAGCCGCCGGAACGCTTGAAAGAGAAGAACTACTTTTTCCGTCTGACGGCTTTCGCGGATAAGATCAAGAAAAAGATTGAATCGAATGAGTTGGTGATTCTGCCCGATGAACGTCGCCGCGAAGTGCTCGGGCTCATCAATCAGGACCTTCCCGATTTCTCCCTTTCGCGCGAGCGTGTCAAGTGGGGCATACCGCTTCCTTTCGACAAGAGTCAAATGGCGTATGTGTGGGTGGACGCGTTGTCGAATTACATTTCGGCTATGGGGTATGCCGATGATCAGGCCAAGTTCGATAAATGGTGGAACGGCGGCGAGATCATTCATCTGATGGCCAAGGAGATTCTCAAGTTTCACTGTTTGTACTGGCCGGCGATGTTGATGGCGGCGGGGGTGAAATTGCCCGATACGATCTTTCTCCACGGGTTTTTTACGGTCGATGGCCGCAAGATGTCCAAGTCACTGGGCAATCAGATTGACCCGAACGTTATGGTTGAAGAATTCGGCGCCGATGCCACGCGATATTTGCTCTTGACGCAGTATCCGTTTGGTGTCGATGGTGATATTCAAGCGAGCCGTTTCGTAACACAATACAATTCCGACCTGGCCAACGACCTTGGCAATCTCGTGTCGCGTGTGGCCAAGATGATTGTCAGCAATTTCGACGGCAAAATGCCGCTTCCGGTCAAGGAGATCGATGGACTTCAGCAGCTCATGGAGCAATCGGAGGCGTTGCCCGGGGCGGCGCATGATCACATCAGAAATTTCCGTCTCGGTAATGCCATCTTGGACGCCATGAATCTTGTCAAGGCTACTAATAAGTTTTTCAATGACAGCGCGCCGTGGCAGTTGGCCAAACAGGGCAAGATCGGCCAGATGGGCGGCATTCTCTACGCGTGCAGCGAGATAATCCGTATTGTCTCGGTGGTGCTTTTCCCGGTTATGCCCAACAAGATGCGCGAAGTGCGCAAGGTGTTCTCACTGGATGACAGCACTCTGACGCTGGAGCATGCTCAGAAATTCTTCGAGATAGAGCCGGGTTCACAAGTAGTCATTGATGAAGGGATATTCCCTCGGTTGAAGCCAAAATCGGATAAGAAAGAGTCTGAACAGCCCCAGAAGCTGGCTGCCGATGAATCCAACCTGATTGATATCGGCGAGTTTGCCCGTGTGGATCTCCGGGTGGCCCAGGTGCTCAGCGCTGAAAGAGTCGAGGGCGCCGACAAGCTGCTCAAACTTCAGGTCGATATCGGTACGGAGAAACGTCAGATTGTAGCCGGCGTGGCGCAGCATTACCCGCCGGAAAAGATCACCGGTATGAAGATAATCGTGATCACGAATCTCAAGCCGGCTGTAATTCGCGGTGTCGAATCGAACGGCATGTTGCTGGCGGCGTCGAAAGGCAAGAAACTCACTCTGCTGACTCCCGATGAAGATCTGCCGCCGGGCGCCAAGATTAGCTAA
- the ricT gene encoding regulatory iron-sulfur-containing complex subunit RicT — MAELYLVEFKGSRKEYFFNTYYHSLKLSEHVIIQAERGEDIGLLSKKIEIEVNFDESSKPRSILRPASDEDMRRLADMRKKEVEHEDEVITMIAKHKLKMKVVDVEWQYDGNKMTVFFTADHRVDFRELVKDLAARYKTRIELRQIGVRDEARRLGGVGICGLEQCCNTFITDFTPISTQHAREQDLPLNPSKISGNCGRLLCCLRYEAGTYEACRRKFPPIGSHVKTTAGEGVIERIDIFNEEAVIRVDEAVTIRSSAKDILSVESKRPDKHPGKAALDETVEDDATREELKKLDDSETMN; from the coding sequence GTGGCCGAACTTTATCTGGTCGAATTCAAAGGCTCCCGCAAGGAGTATTTTTTTAATACATACTACCACAGCCTCAAGCTGTCCGAGCATGTCATAATCCAGGCTGAGCGTGGTGAAGATATCGGCCTTCTGTCGAAGAAGATCGAAATCGAAGTTAATTTCGATGAATCTTCGAAGCCGAGGTCGATTCTAAGACCCGCCAGTGACGAGGACATGCGCCGACTTGCCGATATGCGCAAAAAGGAAGTCGAGCATGAGGACGAGGTGATCACGATGATCGCCAAACACAAGCTCAAGATGAAGGTTGTCGATGTCGAGTGGCAGTATGATGGTAACAAGATGACGGTGTTTTTCACGGCGGATCACCGGGTGGACTTTCGCGAACTGGTCAAGGACCTTGCTGCCCGCTACAAGACCCGTATCGAGTTGAGGCAGATAGGGGTGCGCGACGAAGCGCGCCGTCTCGGCGGCGTGGGAATCTGCGGGCTGGAGCAATGCTGCAACACATTCATCACGGACTTTACACCGATATCCACCCAGCACGCCCGCGAACAGGACCTTCCCTTGAACCCGTCGAAAATATCCGGAAACTGTGGGCGGCTTTTGTGCTGTCTTCGCTATGAAGCCGGGACTTATGAGGCGTGCCGCAGAAAGTTTCCTCCGATCGGCAGCCATGTGAAGACGACCGCCGGCGAAGGTGTTATCGAGAGAATAGATATATTCAATGAGGAAGCGGTCATCCGCGTCGATGAGGCGGTAACCATACGTTCCAGTGCGAAGGATATCTTGAGTGTTGAGTCGAAGCGCCCGGATAAACATCCGGGTAAGGCGGCTCTTGATGAGACTGTTGAGGATGATGCTACCCGCGAGGAGCTTAAGAAACTGGATGATTCCGAGACGATGAACTAG